A DNA window from Bradyrhizobium sp. CCBAU 53421 contains the following coding sequences:
- a CDS encoding TRAP transporter large permease, with protein MSAPVVLVLMSSCFLFFGYLGVPVPFSLMAGVFIGAALSDVSLAAIIQKIFDGVDSEALLAIPFFLLVGELMSSANVVVRIANLSVSLVGHIRGGLSQVVVVFSMFFSEMSGSTTADVAVMSRALGGPMRREGYEPAFIAAIIASASTIAALVPPSITAVVYGAVGNVSIAGLFMAGVVPGLMIGFGLMIYCYFFGPSGLRKPRAPLRQVVFAAGDAALPLMIPVILLGGILTGWFTPTEAGVVAVAYIILVVIPALNRGHLKKIPYDFCLAGLIFSLPLITIGAANAFGWMLAYLRGAIYIADWITSIAGNDPHLIMLLMVLLFTVVGDFIEPVPTIIIFMPLVNALTQAGDINGVHMGVVLIATLAFGLITPPYGLVLLMASKFVGISFAKALRAALPIYVVFLVTICFTIYFPKVVLWLPKQVIPESVGCFKAPGGTGYICPN; from the coding sequence GTGAGCGCACCGGTCGTGCTCGTGCTGATGTCGTCCTGCTTCCTGTTCTTCGGTTATCTCGGAGTGCCCGTGCCGTTCTCGCTGATGGCCGGCGTGTTCATCGGCGCGGCGCTGTCGGATGTATCGCTCGCAGCGATCATCCAGAAGATATTCGATGGCGTCGATTCCGAGGCGCTGCTTGCGATCCCGTTCTTCCTCCTGGTCGGCGAGCTCATGAGCTCGGCGAATGTCGTGGTCCGCATCGCCAATTTGTCGGTCTCGCTGGTCGGGCATATCAGGGGCGGGCTGTCGCAGGTCGTCGTCGTCTTCAGCATGTTCTTCTCGGAGATGTCGGGCTCGACCACCGCCGATGTCGCGGTCATGAGCCGGGCGCTCGGCGGGCCGATGCGGCGCGAAGGCTACGAGCCGGCCTTCATCGCCGCGATCATCGCCTCGGCCTCGACGATCGCGGCGCTGGTGCCGCCGAGCATCACGGCCGTGGTCTATGGTGCGGTCGGCAACGTTTCGATCGCCGGCCTGTTCATGGCCGGCGTGGTGCCCGGCCTGATGATCGGCTTCGGGCTGATGATCTATTGCTATTTCTTCGGTCCATCAGGCCTGCGCAAGCCGCGCGCGCCGCTGCGCCAGGTCGTTTTCGCCGCCGGCGACGCCGCGCTGCCGCTGATGATCCCGGTGATCCTGCTCGGCGGCATCCTGACCGGCTGGTTCACGCCGACCGAGGCCGGCGTGGTCGCGGTCGCCTACATCATCCTCGTGGTGATCCCGGCGCTGAACCGCGGGCACCTGAAGAAGATCCCGTATGATTTTTGTCTCGCCGGCCTGATATTCTCGCTACCGCTGATCACGATCGGGGCGGCGAATGCATTCGGCTGGATGCTGGCCTATCTGCGCGGCGCGATCTACATCGCCGACTGGATCACCTCGATCGCCGGCAACGATCCGCACCTCATCATGCTCCTGATGGTGCTGCTGTTCACCGTGGTCGGCGACTTCATCGAGCCGGTGCCGACCATCATCATCTTCATGCCGCTGGTCAACGCGCTGACCCAGGCCGGCGACATCAACGGCGTGCATATGGGCGTGGTGCTGATCGCGACGCTGGCCTTCGGCCTGATCACGCCGCCCTACGGGCTGGTGCTGCTGATGGCCTCGAAATTCGTCGGCATCAGCTTTGCAAAAGCGCTGCGAGCGGCGCTGCCGATCTACGTCGTGTTCCTGGTCACGATCTGCTTCACGATCTATTTCCCGAAGGTCGTGCTGTGGCTGCCCAAGCAGGTGATCCCGGAATCGGTCGGCTGCTTCAAGGCACCCGGCGGCACCGGATACATCTGCCCGAATTAG
- a CDS encoding sugar kinase, translating into MQALFIGQTYIDVTFITDHMPVGDEKHVADAYAVSFGGNAVTAAFCCAKLGVEPDLIATMANDWLGRMFWDMADRYGISFHPRKVNSSSLSFIMPNDGKRAIVRCRDDQHIHPFPLLNIKGCRALHIDGHQPDAAIHYAKLCREDGIMTSLDGGGLRTNTHELLAFIDVAIVAERLCEQMDKTPEQMLDYLKGRGCKVGGVTMGERGLLWYDEAGTVQTLPAFPIPRKRVIDTNGAGDVFHGAYIYSYLANPGKAWHEHFEFARAASTFKIQKLGNEAGLPTLADIAAVRQEFGAMV; encoded by the coding sequence ATGCAGGCCCTCTTCATTGGACAGACCTATATCGACGTCACCTTCATCACGGATCACATGCCAGTTGGCGACGAGAAACACGTTGCGGACGCCTATGCCGTGTCGTTCGGCGGCAACGCGGTGACCGCGGCGTTCTGCTGCGCCAAGCTCGGTGTCGAGCCGGACCTGATCGCCACCATGGCCAATGACTGGCTGGGACGGATGTTCTGGGACATGGCCGACCGGTATGGAATCTCGTTCCATCCCCGCAAGGTCAACTCCTCCTCGTTGTCCTTCATCATGCCCAATGACGGCAAGCGCGCCATCGTCCGCTGCCGCGACGACCAGCACATCCACCCTTTTCCGCTGCTGAACATCAAGGGCTGCCGCGCGCTGCACATCGACGGCCACCAGCCGGACGCCGCGATCCATTATGCGAAGCTGTGCCGCGAGGACGGCATCATGACCTCACTCGACGGCGGCGGCCTGCGCACCAACACCCACGAACTGCTCGCATTCATCGACGTTGCGATCGTCGCCGAGCGGCTATGCGAGCAGATGGACAAGACGCCGGAGCAGATGCTCGACTATCTCAAGGGCCGCGGCTGCAAGGTCGGCGGCGTCACCATGGGTGAGCGCGGCCTGCTCTGGTACGACGAGGCGGGCACGGTGCAAACGCTGCCGGCGTTTCCGATCCCGCGCAAGCGGGTGATCGACACCAACGGCGCCGGCGACGTCTTCCACGGCGCCTACATCTATTCCTACCTCGCGAATCCCGGCAAAGCCTGGCATGAGCATTTCGAGTTCGCGCGCGCGGCGTCGACCTTCAAGATCCAGAAGCTCGGCAACGAGGCCGGCCTGCCGACGCTCGCCGACATCGCCGCGGTCAGGCAGGAGTTTGGCGCCATGGTCTGA
- a CDS encoding NAD(P)-dependent oxidoreductase yields MPRILMTGASGGIGTSLRKLLPPIYPDLLLSDIKKPSDLGSNEKFKAADLADLAEVEAICEGVDGILHFGGYSVEGSWDAILQANIIGGYNLFEAARKQGVKRVIFASSNHAVGFYPRHHRIGTDVTARPDSRYGVSKVFGEGVGALYADKHGIKVTCIRIGNFGEAPLDHRRLSIWLKPEDLVQLCRIGLEHPDIHFEVLYGASYNERSWWDNHRAYDLGYRPTGRGEDFREHAMAEQAKLPPDPVGDYYQGGTFCSMEFDGDRTRVIDWKK; encoded by the coding sequence ATGCCACGCATATTGATGACCGGCGCATCGGGTGGAATCGGCACCAGCCTGCGCAAACTGCTGCCGCCGATCTATCCGGACCTCCTGCTGAGCGACATCAAGAAGCCCTCCGACCTCGGCAGCAACGAGAAATTCAAGGCGGCGGATCTCGCCGACCTCGCAGAGGTCGAGGCGATCTGCGAGGGCGTCGACGGCATCCTGCATTTCGGCGGCTATTCGGTCGAAGGTTCCTGGGATGCGATCCTGCAGGCCAACATCATCGGTGGGTACAATCTGTTCGAGGCTGCGCGCAAGCAGGGCGTCAAGCGCGTGATCTTCGCCTCATCCAATCACGCGGTCGGCTTCTACCCGCGCCATCACCGCATCGGTACCGACGTCACCGCGCGGCCGGACAGTCGTTATGGTGTCAGCAAGGTGTTCGGCGAGGGCGTCGGCGCGCTCTATGCCGACAAGCACGGCATCAAGGTGACCTGTATCCGGATCGGCAATTTCGGTGAGGCGCCGCTCGATCACCGCAGGCTCTCGATCTGGCTCAAGCCGGAAGATCTGGTTCAGCTCTGCCGGATCGGGCTCGAACATCCCGACATCCATTTCGAGGTGTTGTACGGCGCGTCCTACAATGAGCGCTCGTGGTGGGACAATCACCGCGCCTACGATCTCGGCTATCGCCCGACCGGGCGTGGCGAAGATTTTCGCGAGCATGCGATGGCCGAGCAGGCCAAGCTGCCGCCGGATCCCGTCGGCGACTATTACCAGGGCGGCACGTTCTGCAGCATGGAGTTCGATGGCGACCGGACGAGGGTGATCGACTGGAAGAAGTGA
- a CDS encoding enoyl-CoA hydratase/isomerase family protein yields MPAPVSPNDPALLRIDGAIATITLNRPAAFNAIDLTIAKKLEQLSAEVEASKDVRVLVIEGEGRAFCAGGDLQTIGAAAEANNVTPVVSEMLHHYHAFIETVRRMPKIVLSSVHGSAAGAGMGLAFVTDLCIAAEDARFTPAYAKIGVSPDGGSTVGIVGTVGTRRALQIFLAEDGFTAQQAYEWGLVVKTVPATELKAATRQLAERLAKNPPAAIAATKSLVYQAATTPTRQQLDAEEHKIIISMHTEDFRVAVKKFTSKSK; encoded by the coding sequence ATGCCAGCACCCGTCTCTCCCAACGACCCCGCTCTGCTCCGCATCGACGGCGCCATCGCCACCATCACGCTGAACCGGCCGGCCGCGTTCAATGCGATCGACCTGACGATCGCCAAGAAGCTCGAACAGCTCAGCGCCGAGGTCGAGGCCAGCAAGGACGTTCGCGTGCTGGTCATCGAAGGCGAAGGCCGCGCCTTCTGCGCCGGCGGCGATCTGCAGACCATCGGTGCCGCCGCCGAAGCCAACAATGTCACCCCCGTGGTCAGCGAGATGCTGCATCACTACCACGCCTTCATCGAGACGGTGCGGCGGATGCCGAAGATCGTGCTGTCCAGCGTGCATGGTTCGGCGGCCGGCGCCGGCATGGGCCTCGCCTTCGTCACCGACCTGTGTATCGCCGCGGAGGATGCCCGCTTCACGCCGGCCTATGCCAAGATCGGCGTGTCGCCGGACGGCGGCAGCACGGTCGGCATCGTCGGCACGGTCGGCACCCGCCGCGCGCTGCAGATATTCCTGGCCGAGGACGGCTTCACGGCGCAGCAGGCCTATGAATGGGGACTGGTCGTCAAGACCGTCCCGGCGACGGAGTTGAAGGCGGCCACCCGACAGCTCGCCGAGCGCCTGGCAAAGAATCCGCCCGCCGCGATCGCGGCAACCAAATCACTGGTCTATCAGGCTGCCACCACGCCGACCAGGCAGCAGCTCGATGCCGAGGAACACAAGATCATCATCTCGATGCACACCGAGGATTTCCGCGTCGCCGTGAAGAAGTTCACCAGCAAGTCGAAATAG
- a CDS encoding GntR family transcriptional regulator translates to MTAEPTLPELQAPSREEEQAEVIRRLEEDIIFGRFAPGLRLVEDTLMQRYGASRHFVRQALFQLERQGIVLREKNVGATVRFYSAEEVRQIYEVREMLTRQAALMIALPAPDSLIDQLSELQRHYCIKAEAQDMRGIHETNDAFHLALFSACGNPYLVRSLQDYMNLTLPMRAKNLADSDGLALSRRQHELMIELLKGRDSWALAQLCVDHMQYSKADYLVRISNDKKPQ, encoded by the coding sequence ATGACAGCCGAGCCCACATTGCCCGAACTCCAGGCCCCCTCGCGTGAGGAGGAGCAGGCGGAAGTGATCCGCCGGCTGGAGGAGGACATCATCTTCGGCCGCTTCGCGCCCGGCCTACGGCTGGTCGAGGATACTCTGATGCAGCGCTACGGCGCGAGCCGGCATTTCGTCCGCCAGGCGCTGTTCCAGCTCGAACGTCAGGGCATCGTGCTGCGCGAGAAGAATGTCGGCGCCACGGTGCGGTTCTATTCGGCGGAGGAAGTGCGGCAGATCTACGAGGTGCGCGAGATGCTGACGCGGCAGGCCGCGCTGATGATCGCCCTGCCCGCGCCGGACAGCCTGATCGACCAGTTGAGCGAGCTGCAACGGCACTACTGCATCAAGGCCGAGGCGCAGGACATGCGCGGCATTCACGAAACCAACGATGCGTTCCACCTCGCGCTGTTCTCTGCCTGCGGCAATCCCTATCTGGTCCGCTCGCTGCAGGACTACATGAACCTGACGCTGCCGATGCGCGCCAAGAACCTCGCCGACAGCGATGGCCTCGCGCTGTCGCGCCGCCAGCACGAGCTGATGATCGAGCTCTTGAAGGGCCGTGACAGCTGGGCGCTGGCCCAGCTCTGCGTCGATCACATGCAGTACAGCAAGGCGGATTACCTCGTCCGCATCTCCAACGACAAAAAGCCGCAATAG
- a CDS encoding TRAP transporter small permease produces the protein MAMADRLVLQRQRHLKWQALDRLELILMMLCGLLCFGFSLSVTADIVTRTIGHPWLWLQEVTSTLFIYAIFIGAAVATRRNDHLYLTALSEAMHGRARLVVEIIIRLVVLGVAFCLVWYGYQNYLRGFGSFRLPSGTPIASLYAVIPLSGILIGLFTIEQLVNGIRHGFDHPEPPDEGLAIPVINTGATTGVQP, from the coding sequence ATGGCCATGGCCGACAGACTGGTGCTGCAACGGCAGCGGCATCTGAAATGGCAGGCACTGGATCGGCTCGAGCTGATCCTGATGATGCTGTGCGGCCTGTTGTGTTTCGGCTTCTCGCTCTCGGTCACCGCCGACATCGTCACCCGCACCATCGGTCATCCCTGGCTGTGGCTGCAGGAGGTGACCTCGACGCTGTTCATCTACGCAATCTTCATCGGCGCCGCGGTTGCGACCAGGCGCAACGACCATCTCTATCTCACCGCGCTCTCGGAGGCGATGCACGGCAGGGCGCGGCTGGTCGTCGAGATTATCATCCGACTGGTGGTGCTGGGCGTTGCCTTCTGCCTCGTCTGGTACGGCTATCAAAATTACCTCCGCGGCTTCGGCAGTTTCCGCCTGCCGTCGGGCACACCGATCGCGTCGCTCTATGCGGTGATTCCACTGTCCGGCATCCTGATCGGCCTGTTCACGATCGAGCAGCTCGTCAACGGCATCCGCCACGGCTTTGATCATCCGGAGCCGCCGGACGAGGGGCTTGCGATTCCGGTGATCAACACCGGCGCGACCACGGGAGTGCAGCCGTGA
- a CDS encoding IlvD/Edd family dehydratase, whose amino-acid sequence MADGLRKGLTSYGDAGFSLFLRKAFIKAMGYSDDALNRPIVGITNTYSDYNPCHGNVPQIIEAVKRGVMLSGAMPFVFPTISIAESFAHPTSMYLRNLMAMDTEEMIRAQPMDAVVVIGGCDKTLPAQIMAAISADLPTVVIPVGPMVVGHHKGEVLGACTDCRRLWGKYRAGEIDDTEIEAVNGRLAPSVGTCMVMGTASTMACITEALGLSLPMSATIPAPHAERFRSAEASGRVAAEMAKTKGPKPSEILTPSSFRNAQVVMQAIGGSTNGLIHLTAIANRSPHKIDLEAFDRLGREVPVLVDLKPSGDHYMEHFHHAGGVPKLMAQLGDLIDLDARTITGQTLRDVVASAEDVPGQDAIRPRANPIKSEGAMAILHGNLAPRGAVIKQSAASPKLLQHTGRAVVFESVEDMTLRVDDPALDVTADDVLVLRNAGPKGAPGMPEAGYLPIPKKLARTGVKDMVRISDARMSGTAFGTIVLHITPESAVGGPLGLVRNGDMIRLDVAKRSIDLLVDEAELQKRRAALAPAGTPDWAKRGYAHLFNETILQADEGCDFDFMRAKGK is encoded by the coding sequence ATGGCCGACGGACTTCGCAAGGGACTGACCAGCTATGGTGACGCCGGCTTCTCGCTGTTCCTGCGCAAGGCCTTCATCAAGGCGATGGGCTATTCCGACGATGCGCTCAATCGCCCGATCGTCGGCATCACCAACACCTACAGCGACTACAATCCCTGCCACGGCAACGTGCCTCAGATCATTGAGGCGGTGAAGCGCGGCGTGATGCTGTCGGGCGCGATGCCGTTCGTGTTCCCGACGATCTCGATCGCCGAGAGCTTTGCGCATCCGACCTCGATGTATCTGCGCAATCTGATGGCAATGGATACCGAGGAGATGATCCGCGCCCAGCCGATGGATGCGGTTGTCGTGATCGGCGGTTGCGACAAGACTTTGCCGGCGCAGATCATGGCCGCCATCAGCGCCGATCTGCCGACGGTGGTGATCCCGGTCGGGCCGATGGTGGTCGGCCATCACAAGGGCGAGGTGCTCGGCGCCTGCACCGATTGTCGCCGGCTGTGGGGCAAGTATCGCGCCGGCGAGATCGACGACACCGAGATCGAGGCGGTGAACGGCCGTCTCGCACCGTCGGTCGGCACTTGCATGGTGATGGGCACGGCGTCCACGATGGCCTGCATCACCGAGGCGCTTGGCCTGTCGCTGCCGATGAGCGCCACGATTCCGGCGCCGCATGCCGAACGCTTCCGCTCCGCGGAGGCCAGCGGGCGCGTCGCCGCCGAAATGGCGAAGACCAAGGGGCCGAAGCCGAGCGAGATCCTGACGCCGTCGTCGTTCCGCAACGCCCAGGTCGTCATGCAGGCGATCGGCGGCTCGACCAACGGGCTCATTCATCTGACCGCCATCGCCAACCGCTCGCCGCACAAGATCGACCTCGAGGCATTCGACAGGCTCGGTCGCGAGGTGCCCGTGCTGGTCGACCTCAAGCCGTCAGGCGACCACTATATGGAGCATTTCCATCATGCCGGCGGCGTGCCGAAGCTGATGGCGCAGCTCGGCGACCTCATCGATCTCGATGCCAGGACGATCACCGGCCAGACCCTGCGCGACGTCGTCGCCAGCGCCGAGGACGTGCCCGGACAGGACGCGATCCGCCCCAGGGCTAATCCGATCAAGTCCGAAGGCGCGATGGCGATCCTGCATGGCAATCTCGCGCCGCGCGGTGCCGTGATCAAGCAGTCGGCGGCGAGCCCGAAGCTGCTCCAGCACACCGGCCGCGCCGTGGTGTTCGAGTCGGTCGAGGACATGACGCTGCGGGTCGACGACCCCGCGCTCGATGTGACCGCCGACGATGTGCTGGTGCTGCGCAATGCTGGCCCGAAGGGCGCGCCGGGTATGCCGGAGGCGGGTTACCTGCCGATCCCGAAGAAGCTCGCGCGCACCGGCGTGAAGGACATGGTCCGCATCTCCGATGCGCGGATGAGCGGCACCGCGTTCGGCACCATCGTGCTGCACATCACGCCGGAGTCAGCCGTCGGCGGTCCGCTCGGCCTGGTGCGGAACGGCGACATGATCCGGCTCGATGTCGCCAAGCGAAGCATTGATCTGCTGGTCGACGAGGCCGAATTGCAGAAGCGTCGCGCAGCACTCGCACCGGCCGGTACGCCTGACTGGGCGAAGCGCGGCTATGCGCATCTCTTCAACGAGACCATCCTGCAGGCCGATGAGGGCTGCGACTTCGACTTCATGCGCGCCAAGGGAAAGTGA
- a CDS encoding invasion associated locus B family protein, with protein MRYVALLMGSLAVQLALGGVSAAADPRATELSYEPWSKTCLTQASCFVAAAARGQCAPSGGTISISPQSSTRALLTANVGTRTMLEGTISLKIDQDEPMQIARTHCYTLGCGGTLEANGGLIERLKHAQTIVVEAKNLTGQKISLTFPLAHFSQTYDGPGSAPKASGQSSNEPQRQHTEAVKQLPQCDD; from the coding sequence ATGCGCTATGTGGCTTTGTTGATGGGATCGCTCGCCGTGCAGCTTGCGCTCGGCGGTGTCAGTGCAGCGGCCGATCCGCGCGCCACCGAGCTCAGCTATGAGCCCTGGAGCAAGACCTGCCTGACCCAGGCGAGCTGCTTCGTCGCGGCCGCCGCGCGCGGCCAGTGCGCGCCGTCGGGCGGCACCATCAGCATCTCGCCGCAGAGCAGCACGCGCGCACTGCTCACCGCCAATGTCGGAACGCGGACCATGCTGGAAGGCACCATCAGCCTCAAGATCGATCAGGACGAACCGATGCAGATCGCCAGGACGCACTGCTACACGCTCGGCTGCGGCGGCACGCTGGAGGCCAACGGCGGGCTGATCGAACGGCTGAAGCACGCGCAAACGATCGTGGTGGAAGCGAAGAATCTGACGGGACAGAAGATCAGCCTCACCTTCCCGCTCGCGCATTTTTCCCAGACCTATGACGGGCCCGGAAGCGCACCCAAGGCATCCGGGCAAAGCTCGAATGAGCCGCAGCGCCAGCACACCGAGGCCGTGAAGCAGCTGCCGCAGTGCGACGACTGA
- a CDS encoding TRAP transporter substrate-binding protein, whose product MGYSARIVGIAMTAAALLLPASAGAQEVKHFRFAYDQPRNTGYSVAGDLFSEKLKELSKGTLIVDQYPGAQLGQEPQLLQLVKSGDIEFAIISSANTATISPQAGVMSLHFLFRNDAHVIKALADPQVFDAIKTMIDETTQGLHVIGTGSQGVRHIYSKREIHNVGDLKGMKVRVQATATEDTMFPAYGAQTVHMPFGSVYTSLQTGVVDAAENSINVYLVNKHYEVAPVLSITEHEANNALLFVSDKLWQSLSAEQKQWVQAAANEVSAKEPQKAFELERTALTKLKSFGVKVVEDVDKKSFTAIADPYLDKLAKELGPHAEKIKNLIRAVN is encoded by the coding sequence ATGGGCTATTCAGCCAGGATCGTCGGGATCGCCATGACCGCAGCAGCGTTGCTGCTGCCCGCGAGCGCCGGCGCGCAGGAGGTCAAGCACTTCCGCTTCGCCTACGACCAGCCGCGCAACACCGGCTATTCGGTTGCCGGCGATCTCTTTTCCGAAAAGCTCAAGGAATTGAGCAAGGGCACGTTGATCGTCGATCAATATCCCGGCGCGCAACTCGGCCAGGAGCCGCAACTGCTGCAGCTCGTCAAATCAGGCGATATCGAGTTCGCGATCATCTCCTCCGCCAACACTGCGACGATCTCGCCGCAGGCCGGTGTGATGTCGCTGCATTTCCTGTTCCGCAACGACGCCCATGTGATCAAGGCGCTGGCGGACCCGCAGGTGTTCGACGCGATCAAGACCATGATCGATGAGACCACGCAGGGCTTGCATGTGATCGGCACCGGCTCGCAAGGCGTGCGCCACATCTACAGCAAGCGGGAAATCCACAACGTCGGCGACCTCAAGGGCATGAAGGTCCGGGTGCAGGCGACCGCGACCGAGGACACCATGTTCCCGGCCTATGGCGCGCAGACCGTGCATATGCCGTTCGGCAGCGTCTACACCTCGCTGCAAACCGGCGTGGTCGACGCCGCCGAGAACAGCATCAACGTCTATCTCGTCAACAAGCACTACGAGGTCGCGCCGGTGCTGTCGATCACCGAGCACGAGGCCAACAACGCCCTGCTGTTCGTCTCCGATAAGCTCTGGCAGAGCCTGTCCGCCGAGCAGAAGCAGTGGGTGCAGGCCGCCGCCAACGAGGTCAGTGCCAAGGAGCCGCAGAAGGCCTTCGAGTTGGAGCGCACAGCGCTAACCAAGCTGAAGTCGTTCGGCGTCAAGGTTGTCGAGGACGTGGACAAGAAGAGTTTCACCGCGATCGCCGATCCCTATCTCGACAAGCTCGCCAAGGAACTCGGTCCGCACGCGGAGAAGATCAAGAACCTGATCCGCGCGGTCAACTAA
- a CDS encoding NAD(P)/FAD-dependent oxidoreductase — translation MTGSVIIVGAGHAGFQLAASLRQAGFSERIALINDEGHLPYQRPPLSKAYLKGTGGPETLMFRPDKFYQDNKIELITDRAHAVDRNARKVALASGASLDYGHLVFATGARNRLLDIPNAKLDAVRYLRILDESQALRDLIAPGMRVVVIGAGFIGLEFAATARAKGLEVDVVELASRVMARAVTAEISEFSQSRHGAAGIRIHLGVQVTAIEADGAKVTGVSLSNGTHIPADLVVVGVGVLPNVELAAEAGLPVASGIIVDEHLLTADPNVSAIGDCALYTSKRFGGSLRLESVQNATDHARCVASRLTGKSEVYDGLPWFWSDQGPDKLQMAGLTTGYDRVVVRGDRGAGAFSAFCYRGDKLLGIESVNRAGDHMFGRRLLGAGGSITPEQAADASFDLKSALAQM, via the coding sequence ATGACAGGCTCGGTCATCATCGTCGGGGCCGGACATGCCGGCTTCCAGCTCGCGGCGTCGCTGCGCCAGGCCGGCTTTTCTGAGCGCATAGCCCTGATCAATGACGAAGGCCATCTGCCGTATCAGCGGCCACCGCTGTCGAAGGCCTATCTGAAGGGGACCGGCGGGCCCGAGACCCTGATGTTCCGGCCCGACAAGTTCTACCAGGACAACAAGATCGAGCTGATCACCGATCGCGCTCATGCGGTCGACCGCAATGCGCGGAAGGTGGCGCTCGCGTCCGGCGCGTCGCTCGATTACGGCCATCTGGTGTTCGCGACCGGCGCGCGGAACCGGCTGCTCGATATTCCCAACGCCAAGCTCGACGCAGTCCGCTACCTGCGCATCCTGGATGAGAGCCAGGCGCTGCGCGATCTGATCGCGCCTGGCATGCGCGTCGTGGTGATCGGCGCAGGCTTCATCGGACTCGAATTCGCCGCCACAGCGCGGGCCAAGGGCCTCGAGGTCGACGTGGTCGAGCTCGCCTCGCGCGTGATGGCGCGCGCAGTGACCGCGGAGATCTCCGAATTCTCGCAGTCGCGGCATGGCGCGGCCGGCATCCGGATTCATCTCGGCGTGCAGGTCACGGCGATCGAGGCCGATGGCGCCAAGGTCACCGGCGTCAGCCTGAGCAACGGGACGCACATCCCGGCCGATCTCGTCGTGGTCGGCGTCGGCGTGCTGCCGAACGTCGAGCTTGCCGCGGAGGCCGGCCTGCCGGTCGCATCCGGCATCATCGTCGACGAGCATCTTCTGACCGCCGATCCGAATGTGTCAGCGATCGGCGATTGCGCGCTCTACACCAGCAAGCGTTTTGGCGGATCGCTGCGGCTGGAGTCGGTGCAGAACGCGACCGACCATGCGCGCTGCGTGGCGTCGCGGCTGACCGGCAAGTCCGAGGTCTATGACGGGCTGCCGTGGTTCTGGAGCGACCAGGGCCCCGACAAGCTGCAGATGGCGGGGCTCACCACCGGCTACGACCGCGTCGTGGTGCGCGGCGACCGCGGGGCGGGCGCGTTCTCGGCGTTCTGCTATCGCGGTGACAAACTGCTCGGCATCGAGTCGGTCAATCGCGCGGGTGACCATATGTTCGGCCGCCGTCTGCTCGGCGCAGGCGGTTCGATCACGCCGGAGCAGGCGGCGGATGCGAGTTTTGATTTAAAGAGTGCGCTGGCGCAAATGTAA
- a CDS encoding ribokinase, with protein sequence MGRVFVAGSINMDVVATAERHPKVGETVAGEAVLYFPGGKGANQAVASAKLGTPTTLIGRIGMDAFGKELRAFLAAQGVDLSFVKTTDGTHSGTAIITLAYADNTIVVVPGANGLVDADDVAAPVLARGDVAVSQFEIPLPTIAAFFGRARAAGATTILNPAPAKRADKALLDLVDVLILNETELGLLTGRELKDEDGYETFMEAARSLQVREDQIICVTLGKRGIVALINGNMHVDQGRAVKAVDSTGAGDCFVGAVAALLADGQPIQAAMSYANIAASICVQRMGAAPSMPTAEEVKAVLSTRRPGEGRDP encoded by the coding sequence ATGGGGCGCGTCTTCGTCGCCGGCAGCATCAACATGGACGTGGTGGCGACCGCCGAGCGCCATCCGAAGGTCGGCGAGACCGTGGCCGGCGAGGCCGTGCTGTATTTTCCCGGCGGCAAGGGCGCCAACCAGGCGGTGGCATCGGCAAAGCTTGGCACGCCGACCACGCTCATCGGTCGGATCGGCATGGACGCGTTTGGCAAGGAGCTGAGAGCATTCCTTGCCGCGCAAGGCGTCGATCTCTCCTTCGTCAAGACCACGGACGGCACGCATTCGGGCACCGCGATCATCACGCTTGCCTATGCCGACAACACCATCGTCGTCGTGCCGGGCGCCAACGGGCTGGTCGATGCCGATGATGTCGCAGCCCCTGTGCTTGCCAGGGGTGACGTCGCCGTCAGCCAGTTCGAGATCCCGCTGCCGACGATCGCGGCGTTCTTCGGCCGAGCCCGCGCCGCCGGCGCCACCACGATCCTCAACCCGGCGCCGGCGAAACGCGCCGACAAGGCATTGCTCGATCTGGTCGATGTCCTGATCCTCAACGAGACGGAGCTCGGCCTGCTGACCGGGCGCGAGCTCAAGGACGAAGACGGATACGAGACATTCATGGAGGCCGCGCGGTCACTGCAGGTCCGCGAGGATCAGATCATCTGCGTAACGCTGGGCAAACGCGGCATTGTGGCCCTCATCAATGGCAACATGCACGTCGATCAGGGGCGAGCCGTCAAAGCCGTCGATAGCACCGGCGCTGGAGACTGCTTTGTCGGAGCCGTCGCGGCGCTGCTCGCGGACGGACAGCCGATCCAGGCCGCGATGTCATACGCCAACATTGCTGCGTCGATCTGCGTCCAGCGAATGGGTGCCGCACCGTCCATGCCGACGGCTGAAGAGGTGAAGGCCGTTCTCTCCACACGTCGTCCCGGCGAAGGCCGGGACCCATAA